In the Pan paniscus chromosome 8, NHGRI_mPanPan1-v2.0_pri, whole genome shotgun sequence genome, one interval contains:
- the KAT6B gene encoding histone acetyltransferase KAT6B isoform X4, which yields MKSKNILLRHSKKCGWFHPPANEIYRRKDLSVFEVDGNMSKIYCQNLCLLAKLFLDHKTLYYDVEPFLFYVLTKNDEKGCHLVGYFSKEKLCQQKYNVSCIMIMPQHQRQGFGRFLIDFSYLLSRREGQAGSPEKPLSDLGRLSYLAYWKSVILEYLYHHHERHISIKAISRATGMCPHDIATTLQHLHMIDKRDGRFVIIRREKLILSHMEKLKTCSRANELDPDSLRWTPILISNAAVSEEEREAEKEAERLMEQASCWEKEEQEILSTRANSRQSPAKVQSKNKYLHSPESRPVTGERGQLLELSKESSEEEEEEEDEEEEEEEEEEEEEEDEEEEEEEEEEEEENIQSSPPRLTKPQSVAIKRKRPFVLKKKRGRKRRRINSSVTTETISETTEVLNEPFDNSDEERPMPQLEPTCEIEVEEDGRKPVLRKAFQHQPGKKRQTEEEEGKDNHCFKNADPCRNNMNDDSSNLKEGSKDNPEPLKCKQVWPKGTKRGLSKWRQNKERKTGFKLNLYTPPETPMEPDEQVTVEEQKETSEGKTSPSPIRIEEEVKETGEALLPQEENRREETCAPVSPNTSPGEKPEDDLIKPEEEEEEEEEEEEEEEEEGEEEEEEGGGNVEKDPDGAKSQEKEEPEISTEKEDSARLDDHEEEEEEDEEPSHNEDHDADDEDDSHMESAEVEKEELPRESFKEVLENQETFLDLNVQPGHSNPEVLMDCGVDLTASCNSEPKELAGDPEAVPESDEEPPPGEQAQKQDQKNSKEVDTEFKEGNPATMEIDSETVQAVQSLTQESSEQDDTFQDCAETQEACRSLQNYTRADQSPQIATTLDDCQQSDHSSPVSSVHSHPGQSVRSVNSPSVPALENSYAQISPDQSAISVPSLQNMETSPMMDVPSVSDHSQQVVDSGFSDLGSIESTTENYENPSSYDSTMGGSICGNGSSQNSCSYSNLTSSSLTQSSCAVTQQMSNISGSCSMLQQTSISSPPTCSVKSPQGCVVERPPSSSQQLAQCSMAANFTPPMQLAEIPETSNANIGLYERMGQSDFGAGHYPQPSATFSLAKLQQLTNTLIDHSLPYSHSAAVTSYANSASLSTPLSNTGLVQLSQSPHSVPGGPQAQATMTPPPNLTPPPMNLPPPLLQRNMAASNIGISHSQRLQTQIASKGHVSMRTKSASLSPAAATHQSQIYGRSQTVAMQGPARTLTMQRGMNMSVNLMPAPAYNVNSVNMNMNTLNAMNGYSMSQPMMNSGYHSNHGYMNQTPQYPMQMQMGMMGTQPYAQQPMQTPPHGNMMYTAPGHHGYMNTGMSKQSLNGSYMRR from the exons GCTATTTGCTTTCTAGAAGAGAAGGCCAAGCAGGGTCTCCTGAAAAGCCTCTCTCCGATCTGGGCCGTCTCTCCTACCTGGCATATTGGAAGAGCGTCATCTTGGAGTATCTCTACCACCACCATGAGAGGCACATCAGCATCAAGGCAATTAGCAGAGCGACGGGCATGTGCCCACATGACATTGCCACCACTCTGCAGCACCTCCACATGATCGACAAGAGAGATGGCAG ATTTGTCATCATTAGACGGGAAAAGTTGATATTGAGCCACATGGAAAAGCTGAAAACCTGTTCCAGAGCCAATGAACTTGATCCAGACAGTCTGAGGTGGACcccaattttaatttctaatgctGCAGTGTCTGAAGAAGAGCGAGAAGCTGAGAAAGAG GCTGAGCGGCTAATGGAACAAGCTAGCTGCTGGGAGAAGGAGGAACAAGAAATCCTGTCAACTAGAGCTAACAGTAGGCAATCACCTGCAAAAGTACAAtcgaaaaataaatatttgcattccCCGGAGAGCCGGCCAGTCACAGGGGAGCGAGGGCAGCTGCTGGAGCTGTCTAAAGAGAGCagtgaagaagaagaggaggaggaggacgaggaggaggaagaagaggaggaggaggaagaagaggaagaggatgaagaggaggaagaagaggaagaagaagaagaagaagaaaatattcaaagctCTCCCCCAAGATTGACGAAACCACAGTCAGTTGCCATAAAGAGAAAG AGGCCTTTTgtactaaagaagaaaaggggtcGTAAACGCAGGAGGATCAACAGCAGTGTAACAACAGAGACCATTTCAGAGACGACAGAAGTACTGAATGAGCCCTTTGACAACTCAGATGAAGAGAGGCCAATGCCACAGCTGGAGCCTACCTGTGAGATTGAAGTGGAGGAAGATGGCAGGAAGCCAGTCCTGAGAAAAGCATTCCAACATCAGCCTGGGAAGAAAAGACaaacagaggaagaggaaggaaaagacaaTCATTGCTTCAAGAATGCTGACCCTTGTAGAA ACAATATGAATGATGATTCAAGTAACTTGAAAGAAGGCAGTAAAGACAATCCCGAACCTCTAAAGTGCAAACAAGTGTGGCCAAAAGGAACAAAGCGCGGTCTATCTAAGTGGAGGCAAAACAAAGAGAGGAAGACCGGATTTAAACTGAATTTGTACACCCCGCCAGAAACACCCATGGAGCCTGACGAGCAGGTAACAGTGGAAGAACAGAAGGAGACTTCAGAAGGAAAAACCAGCCCCAGTCCCATCAGGATTGAGGAGGAGGTCAAGGAAACTGGGGAAGCCCTGCTGCCTCAAGAGGAAAACAGAAGGGAAGAAACATGTGCCCCTGTAAGTCCAAACACATCACCAGGTGAAAAACCAGAAGATGATCTCATCAAacctgaggaagaggaagaggaggaggaggaagaggaagaagaggaagaagaggaaggggaagaagaagaagaagaaggaggaggaaatgtAGAAAAAGATCCAGATGGTGCTAAAAGCCAAGAAAAAGAGGAACCAGAAATCTCCACGGAAAAAGAAGACTCTGCACGTTTGGATGATCacgaagaggaggaggaagaggatgaagagCCATCCCACAACGAGGACCATGATGCCGATGACGAGGATGACAGCCACATGGAGTCTGCCGAAGTGGAGAAGGAAGAGCTGCCCAGAGAAAGCTTCAAAGAAGTACTGGAAAACCAGGAGACTTTTTTAGACCTTAATGTGCAGCCTGGTCACTCGAACCCAGAGGTCTTAATGGACTGTGGCGTCGACCTGACAGCTTCTTGTAACAGTGAGCCCAAGGAGCTTGCTGGGGACCCTGAAGCTGTACCCGAATCTGACGAGGAGCCACCCCCAGGAGAACAGGCACAGAAGCAGGACCAAAAGAACAGCAAGGAAGTCGATACAGAGTTCAAAGAGGGAAACCCAGCAACCATGGAAATCGACTCTGAGACTGTCCAGGCAGTTCAGTCTTTGACCCAGGAGAGCAGCGAACAGGACGACACCTTTCAGGATTGTGCTGAGACTCAAGAGGCCTGTAGAAGCCTACAGAACTACACCCGTGCAGACCAAAGTCCACAGATTGCCACCACGCTCGACGATTGCCAACAGTCGGACCACAGTAGCCCAGTTTCATCCGTCCACTCCCATCCTGGCCAGTCCGTACGTTCTGTCAACAGCCCAAGTGTCCCTGCTCTGGAAAACAGCTACGCCCAAATCAGCCCAGATCAAAGTGCCATCTCAGTGCCATCTCTGCAGAACATGGAAACCAGTCCCATGATGGATGTCCCATCAGTTTCAGATCATTCACAGCAAGTTGTAGACAGTGGATTTAGTGACCTGGGCAGTATCGAGAGCACAACTGAGAACTACGAAAACCCAAGCAGCTACGATTCTACTATGGGAGGCAGCATCTGTGGAAACGGCTCTTCACAGAACAGCTGCTCCTATAGCAACCTCACCTCCAGCAGTCTGAcacagagcagctgtgctgtcaCCCAGCAGATGTCCAACATCAGCGGGAGCTGCAGCATGCTGCAGCAAACCAGCATCAGCTCCCCTCCGACCTGCAGCGTCAAGTCTCCTCAAGGCTGTGTGGTGGAGAGGCCTCCGAGCAGCAGCCAGCAGCTGGCTCAGTGCAGCATGGCTGCTAACTTCACCCCACCCATGCAGCTGGCTGAAATCCCCGAGACGAGCAACGCCAACATTGGCTTATACGAGCGAATGGGTCAGAGTGATTTTGGGGCTGGGCATTACCCACAGCCGTCAGCCACCTTCAGCCTTGCCAAACTGCAGCAGTTAACTAATACACTTATTGATCATTCATTGCCTTACAGCCATTCCGCTGCTGTGACTTCCTATGCAAACAGTGCCTCTTTGTCCACACCATTAAGTAACACAGGGCTTGTTCAGCTTTCTCAGTCTCCACACTCCGTCCCTGGGGGACCCCAAGCACAAGCTACCATGACCCCACCCCCCAACCTGACTCCTCCTCCAATGAATCTGCCGCCGCCTCTTTTGCAACGGAACATGGCTGCATCAAATATTGGCATCTCTCACAGCCAAAGACTGCAAACCCAGATTGCCAGCAAGGGCCACGTCTCCATGAGAACCAAGTCAGCGTCTCTGTCACCAGCCGCTGCCACCCATCAGTCACAAATCTATGGGCGCTCCCAGACTGTAGCCATGCAGGGTCCTGCACGGACTTTAACGATGCAAAGAGGCATGAACATGAGTGTGAACCTGATGCCAGCGCCAGCCTACAATGTCAACTCTGTGAACATGAACATGAACACTCTCAACGCCATGAATGGGTACAGCATGTCCCAGCCAATGATGAACAGTGGCTACCACAGCAATCATGGCTATATGAATCAAACGCCCCAATACCCTATGCAGATGCAGATGGGCATGATGGGCACCCAGCCATATGCCCAGCAGCCAATGCAGACCCCACCCCACGGTAACATGATGTACACGGCCCCCGGACATCACGGCTACATGAACACAGGCATGTCCAAACAGTCTCTCAATGGCTCCTACATGAGAAGGTAG